In Actinoplanes sp. NBC_00393, a single genomic region encodes these proteins:
- a CDS encoding NAD(P)/FAD-dependent oxidoreductase translates to MRHRVVVVGAGFGGLFAIKALRRADVDITLINGTAYHLFQPLLYQVATGILSEGEVAPPIREVLKRQKNVDVRLGWVQDVDVETKTVSVAGPGIDYTVEYDTLIVAAGASQSYFGNDDFAEHAPGMKSIDDALELRARIFGAFEVADLQTDPEAVERWLTFVVVGAGPTGTEMAGQIAELAHRTLPGQYRRIDPHKARIILVDAVGAVLNTFGDHLSSRAQKQLEKIGVEVRVNTKVVGVDSTGIEVEGEHGRERIGSMTKVWAAGVAAPPLATKLADATGTKTDRAGRILVEKDTTLPGHPEIFVLGDMMNLAGEDGRPLPGVAQVAIQSGRHAADQIKRRLTGKETGQAFKYFDKGSLATISRFSAVASIGKLRLSGFPAWVVWVAVHLFYLVGFKNRVTAVLHWFVSFLGRGRSERVATQQQAFARQAIRAYGDPFRRAAEENQRAVAESEPTGS, encoded by the coding sequence ATGCGTCATCGCGTGGTAGTCGTCGGAGCTGGATTCGGGGGTCTGTTCGCCATCAAGGCGCTGCGCCGGGCGGACGTCGACATCACCCTGATCAACGGTACGGCGTACCACCTCTTCCAGCCGCTGCTGTACCAGGTCGCCACCGGCATCCTCTCCGAGGGCGAGGTGGCCCCGCCGATCCGCGAGGTCCTGAAGCGGCAGAAGAACGTGGACGTGCGGCTCGGCTGGGTGCAGGACGTGGACGTCGAGACGAAGACGGTCTCGGTGGCCGGGCCGGGCATCGACTACACCGTGGAGTACGACACGCTGATCGTCGCGGCCGGCGCCTCGCAGTCGTATTTCGGCAACGACGACTTCGCCGAGCACGCGCCGGGCATGAAGAGCATCGACGACGCCCTGGAGCTGCGTGCCCGGATCTTCGGCGCGTTCGAGGTGGCCGACCTGCAGACCGACCCGGAGGCCGTGGAGCGCTGGCTCACCTTCGTCGTGGTCGGCGCCGGCCCGACCGGCACCGAGATGGCCGGGCAGATCGCCGAGCTCGCGCACCGGACGCTGCCGGGGCAATACCGGCGGATCGACCCGCACAAGGCCCGGATCATCCTGGTCGACGCGGTCGGCGCGGTGCTGAACACGTTCGGCGACCACCTCTCCTCGCGGGCGCAGAAGCAGCTGGAGAAGATCGGCGTCGAGGTCCGGGTGAACACCAAGGTGGTCGGGGTCGACTCGACCGGCATCGAGGTGGAGGGCGAGCACGGGCGCGAGCGGATCGGCTCGATGACCAAGGTGTGGGCGGCCGGGGTGGCCGCGCCGCCGCTGGCCACCAAACTCGCCGACGCGACCGGCACCAAGACCGACCGGGCCGGCCGGATCCTGGTGGAGAAGGACACCACGCTCCCCGGCCATCCGGAGATCTTCGTGCTCGGCGACATGATGAACCTGGCCGGCGAGGACGGCCGGCCACTGCCGGGTGTGGCGCAGGTCGCGATCCAGAGCGGGCGGCACGCCGCCGACCAGATCAAGCGGCGGCTCACCGGTAAGGAGACCGGGCAGGCCTTCAAGTACTTCGACAAGGGCAGCCTGGCCACGATCTCCCGGTTCTCGGCGGTGGCGAGCATCGGCAAGCTGCGGCTGTCCGGCTTCCCGGCCTGGGTGGTGTGGGTCGCCGTGCACCTGTTCTACCTGGTCGGCTTCAAGAACCGGGTGACCGCGGTGCTGCACTGGTTCGTCAGCTTCCTGGGCCGGGGCCGCTCCGAGCGGGTGGCGACGCAGCAGCAGGCGTTCGCCCGGCAGGCCATCCGAGCGTACGGCGACCCGTTCCGCCGTGCAGCCGAGGAGAATCAGCGAGCGGTGGCGGAGAGCGAGCCGACCGGGTCCTGA
- a CDS encoding thymidine kinase, which translates to MAPVFHELTLFHGSMGAGKSTLALQNAYNRRQAGRPGILLTSMDRAGSGVMSSRLGVMADAIEVTGSTDLTALIAAEVPAGGFVIVDEAQFLKIEQVEQLAWAVDELCVDVDCYAIATDFRSQLFPGSRRLLELADHTVSLQVEVTCWCGRPGRQNARIEDGRVARVGAQVAVGDVSDAAEVTYRVLCRRHWRDGEVGPEGQG; encoded by the coding sequence ATGGCTCCGGTCTTCCACGAGTTGACGCTGTTCCACGGCAGCATGGGCGCCGGCAAGTCGACGCTCGCGCTGCAGAACGCGTACAACCGGCGGCAGGCGGGACGCCCGGGCATCCTGCTGACCAGCATGGACCGGGCGGGCTCCGGGGTGATGTCGTCGCGGCTGGGTGTGATGGCCGACGCCATCGAGGTGACCGGCAGCACCGATCTGACCGCGCTGATCGCCGCGGAGGTGCCGGCCGGCGGTTTCGTGATCGTCGACGAGGCGCAGTTCCTCAAGATCGAGCAGGTCGAGCAGCTGGCCTGGGCGGTCGACGAGCTCTGCGTGGACGTCGACTGCTACGCGATCGCCACCGACTTCCGCTCGCAGCTGTTCCCCGGCTCGCGGCGGCTGCTGGAGCTCGCCGACCACACCGTCTCGCTGCAGGTCGAGGTGACCTGCTGGTGCGGGCGGCCGGGCCGGCAGAACGCGCGGATCGAGGACGGCCGGGTGGCCCGGGTCGGCGCCCAGGTCGCGGTCGGCGACGTGTCGGACGCCGCCGAGGTCACCTACCGCGTGCTGTGCCGGCGGCACTGGCGCGACGGCGAAGTGGGCCCGGAGGGTCAGGGGTAG
- a CDS encoding lamin tail domain-containing protein, with translation MFRRLATLAVATAVGIAGLPAPAQAATTACTTYAGSPRCQVWTGKVSWVADGDTLRVDVAGDGTTALKSIRLIGVQAMEQTVYSPDAAKRRGACHSLAATARVEQLVKAGGGKVRLTSIKSSSKSGGRPLRSAAVKINGKWQDIGLDLVRRGHALWLPFAGEWAWDDAYRRAAKAAAREHRNLYDTDKCGSGPAQSAGLSLRVNGDAPGVDQDNLNGEWFRIGNRSSKAVSLAGWWVRDSALRRYTFRSGTVVPARGVLYVHVGKGKNTATHKYWGLTQPIFTNYDPANRSYGDGGYLFDPKGDLRAWMIYP, from the coding sequence ATGTTCCGCCGCCTCGCCACCCTTGCCGTTGCCACCGCCGTCGGGATCGCCGGCCTCCCCGCCCCCGCGCAGGCCGCGACCACCGCCTGCACCACCTACGCCGGCAGCCCGCGCTGCCAGGTGTGGACCGGCAAGGTCTCCTGGGTGGCCGACGGCGACACCCTGCGCGTGGACGTCGCCGGTGACGGCACCACGGCGCTCAAGTCGATCCGGCTGATCGGCGTGCAGGCGATGGAGCAGACCGTCTACTCACCGGACGCGGCGAAACGGCGCGGCGCCTGCCACAGCCTGGCCGCGACCGCGCGGGTCGAGCAGCTGGTCAAGGCCGGGGGCGGCAAGGTACGCCTGACCTCGATCAAGTCCTCCAGCAAGAGCGGCGGACGGCCCCTGCGCTCCGCCGCCGTGAAGATCAACGGCAAGTGGCAGGACATCGGCCTCGACCTGGTCCGCCGCGGCCACGCCCTCTGGCTGCCGTTCGCCGGCGAATGGGCGTGGGACGACGCGTACCGGCGGGCCGCCAAGGCCGCCGCCCGCGAGCACCGCAACCTTTACGACACCGACAAGTGCGGTTCCGGCCCGGCCCAGAGCGCCGGTCTGTCGCTGCGGGTCAACGGCGACGCGCCCGGCGTCGACCAGGACAACCTGAACGGCGAGTGGTTCCGGATCGGCAACCGATCGTCGAAGGCGGTGTCGCTGGCCGGCTGGTGGGTCCGGGACTCCGCGCTGCGCCGCTACACCTTCCGGTCCGGGACCGTGGTGCCCGCCCGCGGTGTCCTTTACGTGCACGTCGGCAAGGGGAAGAACACCGCCACCCACAAGTACTGGGGCCTGACCCAGCCGATCTTCACCAACTACGACCCGGCGAACCGCTCGTACGGCGACGGCGGCTACCTCTTCGACCCGAAGGGCGACCTGCGCGCCTGGATGATCTACCCCTGA
- a CDS encoding M14 family zinc carboxypeptidase, whose product MDLSRTLTGLGAVVLTAALLTNPAAAAPGDSPSTRDFGNGPERNEVAAVAPASAATLLRATGEAETRWTPKTRGYPRQNTLPVYPENPDDRSIKLGLIPYHAIAPKLNALQAASNRVSAEVIGKSAGGRDLYLVTVTAPESGAEAARQDRWRELIEDDPRAAKRDRSLAKGYKTPIWINANIHGNEWEGTDGSLRVIERLATATDAATRDFLKRSRVYVTVTNNPDGRIAGTRANGNGFDINRDHATSSQPESRAVRDVVIGTQPFVMLDEHGYTGTTLIEPATPPHGQNYEYDLYIKHALPNALGMEAAIQQLGYPETTRADIPFRDYAPGDWDDWPPIFTPMYAMYQGAIGHTVEIPLQVNNAAYNTLPVEELRRRSALNTDVAAATIEATLTYSDTNRATLLADQIEQFRRGWAGEPSPTIPDGFVPGFGPEDRYSTEFPRAYVIPAGTPAAARLVNHLVDHDVRVTRARHTFSLNGKRYPAGTYLVDMHQPKRGLANVMLEAGRDISDLVPQMYDISGWSHRLLWGAAVDISRTAAPRVATSPVRRAPLTGSVDAPRGKDLALSLRDGNDVRAVNELLALGIKLRRTGAATVVVPAEARPEAAAVADRYGVRFTASHGAKGDVFDQPVIAGAISADELFALTEMGFAVRTVSTATLNAGADLDGVDTLLVSSGLSYATLNATGRATVDAFLAAGGGVVTRGATGAAFNAATGLLPATAVAGRGDANGVVTVTNEGPVVGAGSLPNSFIYSPLWFTGSGFTVEQRYGPDPLVAGHWLPTEAGANGPAQAAGQAAVISGTTAGNGRAVLFGTEPLFRAHPKGLYAQYARALFWTAG is encoded by the coding sequence GTGGACCTGTCACGAACGCTGACCGGACTCGGCGCCGTGGTGCTGACCGCGGCGTTGCTCACCAACCCGGCCGCGGCCGCGCCCGGTGACTCCCCGTCGACACGCGATTTCGGCAACGGTCCGGAACGCAACGAGGTAGCCGCCGTCGCTCCGGCGAGCGCGGCGACACTGCTGCGGGCCACCGGCGAGGCGGAGACCCGGTGGACGCCGAAGACCCGCGGATACCCGAGGCAGAACACGTTGCCGGTCTACCCGGAGAACCCGGACGACCGGTCGATCAAGCTCGGGCTCATTCCGTACCATGCCATCGCTCCGAAATTGAATGCTCTGCAGGCGGCCTCCAACCGGGTCTCCGCCGAAGTGATCGGGAAGTCGGCCGGAGGCCGCGATCTCTACCTGGTCACGGTGACCGCGCCGGAGTCGGGCGCGGAAGCGGCCCGGCAGGACCGCTGGCGCGAGCTGATCGAGGACGACCCGCGGGCGGCCAAGCGGGACCGGAGTCTGGCGAAGGGCTACAAGACGCCGATCTGGATCAACGCGAACATCCACGGCAACGAGTGGGAGGGCACCGACGGCTCGCTGCGCGTGATCGAGCGCCTGGCCACCGCGACCGACGCGGCCACCCGGGACTTCCTCAAGCGCAGCCGGGTCTACGTGACCGTCACCAACAACCCGGACGGCCGGATCGCCGGCACCCGGGCCAACGGCAACGGCTTCGACATCAACCGCGACCACGCCACCAGTTCGCAGCCCGAATCGCGGGCGGTCCGGGACGTGGTGATCGGGACGCAGCCGTTCGTGATGCTCGACGAGCACGGGTACACCGGCACCACGCTGATCGAGCCGGCCACCCCGCCGCACGGGCAGAACTACGAGTACGATCTGTACATCAAGCACGCGCTGCCGAACGCGCTCGGGATGGAAGCCGCGATCCAGCAGCTCGGCTACCCCGAGACGACCCGGGCGGACATCCCGTTCCGGGACTACGCGCCCGGTGACTGGGACGACTGGCCGCCGATCTTCACCCCGATGTACGCGATGTACCAGGGCGCGATCGGGCACACCGTGGAGATCCCGCTGCAGGTCAACAACGCGGCGTACAACACCCTGCCGGTCGAGGAGCTGCGCCGCCGGTCGGCGCTGAACACCGACGTGGCGGCGGCGACCATCGAGGCCACGCTGACCTACTCCGACACCAACCGGGCCACCCTGCTGGCCGACCAGATCGAGCAGTTCCGCCGCGGCTGGGCCGGTGAGCCGTCGCCGACGATCCCGGACGGGTTCGTGCCGGGGTTCGGCCCGGAGGACCGGTACTCGACCGAGTTCCCGCGGGCGTACGTCATCCCGGCCGGCACGCCGGCGGCCGCGCGCCTGGTCAACCACCTGGTCGACCACGACGTGCGGGTGACCAGGGCGCGGCACACGTTCAGCCTGAACGGCAAGCGTTACCCGGCCGGCACCTACCTCGTCGACATGCACCAGCCGAAGCGTGGGCTCGCCAACGTGATGCTCGAGGCCGGTCGTGACATCTCCGACCTCGTCCCGCAGATGTACGACATCTCCGGGTGGAGTCACCGGCTGCTCTGGGGCGCCGCCGTCGACATCAGCCGCACGGCCGCACCCCGCGTCGCCACCTCGCCGGTCCGTAGGGCGCCGCTGACCGGCTCGGTCGACGCGCCGCGCGGTAAGGACCTCGCCCTGTCGCTGCGCGACGGCAACGACGTGCGAGCGGTCAACGAGCTGCTCGCGCTGGGCATCAAACTGCGGCGTACGGGCGCGGCCACCGTCGTGGTCCCGGCCGAGGCGCGCCCGGAGGCCGCTGCGGTGGCAGACCGGTACGGCGTACGCTTCACCGCTTCCCATGGCGCCAAGGGCGACGTGTTCGACCAGCCCGTGATCGCCGGCGCAATCTCCGCCGACGAGCTGTTCGCGCTGACCGAGATGGGCTTCGCGGTCCGGACCGTCTCCACCGCGACCCTGAACGCCGGCGCCGACCTGGACGGCGTCGACACTCTGCTCGTCTCGTCCGGCCTGTCCTACGCCACCCTGAACGCGACCGGCCGGGCCACGGTCGACGCGTTCCTGGCGGCCGGCGGCGGCGTGGTCACCCGGGGCGCCACCGGCGCGGCCTTCAACGCCGCGACCGGCCTGCTCCCGGCCACCGCGGTCGCCGGCCGAGGTGACGCGAACGGCGTCGTCACCGTCACCAACGAGGGCCCGGTCGTCGGAGCCGGCTCGCTGCCCAACTCGTTCATCTACTCGCCGCTCTGGTTCACCGGCAGCGGGTTCACGGTCGAGCAGCGCTACGGCCCCGACCCGCTGGTGGCCGGTCACTGGCTGCCCACGGAAGCCGGCGCGAACGGTCCGGCGCAGGCCGCCGGGCAGGCCGCGGTGATCTCCGGGACCACCGCGGGCAACGGCCGGGCCGTGCTGTTCGGCACCGAGCCGCTGTTCCGGGCCCACCCGAAGGGCCTGTACGCCCAGTACGCCCGCGCGCTGTTCTGGACGGCCGGCTGA
- a CDS encoding DUF6348 family protein, with the protein MSDEAVVVGVAAFREGVEPPGDDEVRARLRAAGVEPWLAERLLVFLPLAYGRRVLTGVQFAGTFLDGGVERPLDAEPVFVAAIAQAEIAGRADIERIGLRSAEFAAVNNALHAGSNLTDLALGPVALAVPLPAPAPGDGGVPSPAAIFAGLLAAHGLRVENLCVGDAEFSVRLFSHPSPMPGMVMAQVDVGIDHPALAEPWMVESCAGAGSTWREAIRQAMTMFQRGVVHPVVEALLARGAAAGQVSWERYEHPSGPFDLCLGAQITLFTPDPVPSAGPLLDRLLQELRDVPLSDGVHALRIFTCHRDGSLITNELLLDGEPWEAGARVIAAAPPPAPAGMIGQRLFGLLVPAT; encoded by the coding sequence ATGTCCGACGAGGCCGTGGTGGTGGGCGTCGCCGCGTTCCGGGAGGGCGTGGAGCCGCCCGGTGACGACGAGGTGCGAGCACGCCTGCGCGCCGCCGGGGTGGAGCCGTGGCTGGCCGAGCGGCTGCTGGTGTTCCTGCCGCTGGCGTACGGCCGTCGTGTCCTGACCGGCGTGCAGTTCGCCGGCACCTTCCTGGACGGCGGCGTCGAGCGGCCGCTCGACGCCGAACCGGTCTTCGTGGCAGCGATCGCCCAGGCTGAGATCGCCGGGCGGGCGGACATCGAGCGGATCGGGCTGCGCAGCGCCGAGTTCGCCGCGGTCAACAACGCCCTGCACGCCGGCTCGAACCTGACGGACCTGGCCCTCGGCCCGGTGGCGCTGGCCGTGCCGCTTCCGGCGCCGGCGCCCGGTGACGGCGGTGTGCCCTCGCCGGCCGCGATCTTCGCCGGTCTGCTGGCCGCGCACGGGCTGCGGGTGGAGAACCTGTGTGTCGGGGACGCCGAGTTCTCGGTCCGGCTCTTCTCCCATCCGAGCCCGATGCCGGGGATGGTGATGGCCCAGGTCGACGTGGGCATCGATCATCCGGCGCTGGCCGAGCCGTGGATGGTGGAGAGCTGCGCCGGGGCCGGGTCGACCTGGCGGGAGGCGATCCGCCAGGCGATGACGATGTTCCAGCGCGGCGTGGTCCATCCGGTGGTGGAGGCGCTGCTGGCCCGCGGCGCGGCCGCCGGCCAGGTGAGCTGGGAACGGTACGAGCACCCGAGCGGCCCCTTCGACCTGTGCCTGGGCGCGCAGATCACCCTGTTCACCCCGGACCCGGTCCCGTCCGCCGGCCCGCTGCTCGACCGGCTGCTGCAGGAGCTGCGGGACGTCCCGCTGAGCGACGGCGTGCACGCGCTGCGGATCTTCACCTGTCACCGGGACGGTTCCTTGATCACCAACGAGCTGCTGCTCGACGGCGAGCCGTGGGAGGCTGGCGCCCGGGTGATCGCCGCCGCCCCGCCACCCGCGCCGGCCGGGATGATCGGCCAGCGGCTGTTCGGATTGCTGGTACCGGCCACCTGA
- a CDS encoding TetR/AcrR family transcriptional regulator C-terminal domain-containing protein — translation MTIWLRDESSRPRRSPQLTQERIVAEAVVLLDQDGVAGLTMRKLAQRLDVTSTALYWHVTTKDDVLDLAVDEIFGEVTIPEPGADWRADVRTLVRGWRAAMLAHPWAPALIGRPMLGPNVLARTEFLQAALVRGGHGGLELAVTTRLVANYVIGAAVTEATWRRTAGAQSDGSRIAQAYPTLEASGHLDPARWDDEVLFDRGLDTILR, via the coding sequence ATGACGATCTGGCTTCGTGACGAGAGCTCGCGGCCACGCCGCTCGCCCCAGCTGACCCAGGAGCGGATCGTTGCCGAGGCCGTCGTGCTGCTCGACCAGGACGGGGTCGCCGGGCTGACCATGCGCAAGCTCGCACAACGGCTCGACGTCACCTCGACCGCTCTTTATTGGCACGTCACCACCAAGGACGACGTGCTCGACCTGGCCGTGGACGAGATCTTCGGGGAGGTGACGATTCCCGAGCCGGGGGCGGACTGGCGTGCTGACGTGCGTACCCTCGTGCGGGGTTGGCGGGCTGCCATGCTGGCGCATCCCTGGGCGCCCGCGCTGATCGGGCGTCCGATGCTCGGGCCGAATGTGCTGGCCCGCACCGAGTTTCTGCAGGCCGCGCTGGTGCGGGGCGGCCACGGCGGGCTGGAGCTCGCGGTGACCACCCGGCTGGTGGCCAACTACGTGATCGGCGCCGCGGTCACCGAGGCCACCTGGCGCCGGACGGCCGGCGCGCAGTCGGACGGCAGCCGGATCGCACAGGCCTATCCGACGCTCGAGGCCTCCGGTCACCTGGATCCGGCACGCTGGGATGACGAGGTGCTGTTCGACCGTGGGCTCGACACGATCCTGCGCTGA
- a CDS encoding DUF2461 domain-containing protein, producing the protein MTFRGWPSEALEFYDGLSADNSKTYWTAHKEFYETRVRAPMEQLLAELEPEFGAGRIFRPYRDVRFSKDKSPYKTHIGAWLESGGYLQLSADGLAAGCGMYQMAPDQIDRYRRAVASTAAGPELTSLLATIEGAGISVHGHGTLKTAPRGYPKDHPRAELLRHKGLTTWQEWEPAEWMGTPAALERIVGFLRVSQPLRQWLDHHVGPSTPTR; encoded by the coding sequence GTGACGTTCCGTGGCTGGCCGAGCGAGGCCCTCGAGTTCTACGACGGTCTGAGCGCCGACAACTCGAAGACGTACTGGACCGCCCACAAGGAGTTCTACGAGACCCGGGTGCGGGCGCCGATGGAGCAGCTGCTCGCCGAGTTGGAGCCGGAGTTCGGGGCCGGGCGGATCTTCCGGCCGTACCGGGACGTCCGCTTCAGCAAGGACAAGAGCCCGTACAAGACGCACATCGGCGCCTGGCTGGAGTCCGGCGGCTACCTCCAGCTCTCCGCCGACGGCCTGGCCGCGGGCTGCGGCATGTACCAGATGGCGCCCGACCAGATCGACCGCTACCGGCGTGCGGTGGCGAGCACCGCCGCCGGCCCCGAGCTGACCTCCCTGCTGGCCACCATCGAAGGTGCCGGCATCAGCGTGCACGGCCACGGCACCCTGAAGACCGCACCCCGCGGCTACCCGAAGGACCATCCCCGCGCTGAGCTGCTGCGCCACAAGGGCCTGACCACGTGGCAGGAGTGGGAACCGGCCGAGTGGATGGGCACCCCGGCCGCGCTCGAGCGAATCGTCGGTTTCCTGCGGGTTAGCCAGCCCTTGCGCCAGTGGCTAGACCACCACGTCGGCCCGTCAACTCCCACCCGCTGA
- a CDS encoding HpcH/HpaI aldolase/citrate lyase family protein: MRSFLYVPGNQPKMLATALSRGADALIVDLEDAVPAAEKAATRDAVAAWLTSVPPAAPVYVRVNAGPAGLEDARAAVTAALRPAPAAGGAAASTLRGLVVAKASPEQVTTLGHLLDDLDPAGAVGLVPLLETPQAILAAADLASAPRVTRMQIGEADLAAELGITPGDDSLLLARSTVVLASAAAGIEPPAAAVTTDFRDLDALRRSTRTLKRLGFRGRACIHPAQLPVVHEVFTPSADEVAEARDLVERFEAAGGGVCLDARGRMVDLAVVRDARRVLALAGGRIAG, translated from the coding sequence ATGAGATCCTTTCTGTACGTGCCCGGCAACCAGCCGAAGATGCTGGCCACCGCCCTGTCCCGCGGGGCCGACGCGCTCATCGTCGACCTGGAGGACGCGGTTCCCGCAGCCGAGAAGGCAGCGACCCGGGACGCGGTGGCCGCCTGGCTGACGTCGGTGCCGCCCGCCGCACCGGTCTACGTGCGCGTCAACGCCGGGCCGGCGGGTTTGGAGGACGCGCGGGCCGCGGTCACCGCTGCGCTGCGCCCGGCGCCGGCCGCCGGCGGTGCGGCGGCGTCGACGCTGCGTGGCCTGGTCGTTGCCAAGGCTTCGCCGGAGCAGGTCACCACCCTCGGCCATCTCCTCGACGACCTTGATCCGGCGGGGGCGGTCGGACTCGTACCCCTGCTGGAAACTCCGCAGGCCATCCTCGCCGCCGCCGATCTCGCGAGCGCGCCGCGCGTCACCCGGATGCAGATCGGCGAAGCTGATCTGGCCGCCGAGCTGGGGATCACCCCGGGCGACGACTCGCTGCTCCTGGCCCGCTCCACGGTCGTCCTCGCCTCGGCTGCCGCCGGGATCGAACCGCCGGCCGCCGCCGTCACCACCGACTTCCGCGACCTGGACGCCCTGCGCCGCTCGACCCGCACCCTGAAACGACTCGGCTTCCGCGGACGGGCCTGCATCCATCCGGCGCAGCTCCCGGTCGTGCACGAGGTCTTCACCCCGTCCGCCGACGAGGTGGCCGAGGCCCGTGACCTGGTGGAACGCTTCGAGGCCGCCGGGGGAGGGGTGTGCCTGGACGCCCGCGGCCGGATGGTCGACCTGGCGGTGGTCCGCGACGCGAGGCGGGTGCTGGCTCTGGCCGGTGGCAGAATCGCCGGGTGA
- a CDS encoding acyl-CoA dehydrogenase family protein: protein MDFELTDEQRMFRDVLRDFVDREIRPVVQEWEDSGRYPAEIVATMREMGLFGLTVPEEYGGLGADMVSFALVFEEIAKGWMGVAGILGSHSLSCWLIARHGTEEQKQRYLPDLATGKRRTGIALTEPDAGSDLQGITTTAIRDGSFFVLNGRKTWITNARYADPLPVLCKTDPTASPAHRGMSVLLVEAGSPGFTVERDLPKLGYKGTESCEVLLDDVRVPAAQLLGGVEGRGMQQVLSGLETGRINVAARALGIAQAAYDEALRYAGQRHAFGRPIGDFQAIQLKIAEMAAQVQAARLLVYWAASRADGGHRVDMEAGMAKAFASEAAMFCALNSMQVHGGYGYSKEFVVERLYRDAPLMMIGEGTNDIQRTVIARALLSGAAAIG, encoded by the coding sequence ATGGACTTTGAGCTCACCGACGAACAGCGGATGTTCCGTGACGTGCTCCGCGACTTCGTCGACCGGGAGATCCGCCCGGTCGTGCAGGAGTGGGAGGACTCCGGCCGCTACCCGGCCGAGATCGTCGCGACCATGCGCGAGATGGGCCTGTTCGGCCTGACCGTGCCCGAGGAGTACGGCGGTCTCGGCGCCGACATGGTCAGCTTCGCGCTCGTCTTCGAGGAGATCGCCAAGGGCTGGATGGGCGTCGCCGGCATCCTCGGCAGTCACTCGCTGTCCTGCTGGCTGATCGCCCGGCACGGCACCGAGGAGCAGAAACAGCGCTACCTGCCGGACCTGGCGACCGGGAAACGCCGCACCGGCATCGCCCTCACCGAACCGGACGCGGGCTCCGACCTGCAGGGCATCACCACCACCGCGATCCGCGACGGCTCCTTCTTCGTCCTGAACGGCCGCAAGACCTGGATCACCAACGCCCGGTACGCCGACCCGCTCCCGGTCCTCTGCAAGACCGACCCGACCGCTTCACCCGCCCATCGCGGCATGTCGGTGCTCCTCGTCGAGGCCGGCTCGCCCGGCTTCACCGTCGAGCGGGACCTGCCGAAACTCGGCTACAAGGGCACCGAGTCGTGCGAGGTGCTCCTCGACGACGTCCGGGTTCCGGCGGCGCAGCTGCTCGGCGGGGTCGAGGGCCGGGGCATGCAGCAGGTGCTCTCCGGCCTGGAGACCGGGCGGATCAACGTGGCGGCCCGGGCGCTCGGGATCGCCCAGGCCGCGTACGACGAGGCGCTGCGCTACGCCGGGCAGCGGCACGCCTTCGGTAGGCCGATCGGTGACTTCCAGGCGATCCAGCTGAAGATCGCCGAGATGGCGGCGCAGGTGCAGGCCGCCCGGCTGCTCGTCTACTGGGCCGCGTCCCGCGCCGACGGCGGCCACCGGGTCGACATGGAAGCCGGCATGGCCAAGGCCTTCGCCTCCGAGGCGGCGATGTTCTGCGCGCTCAACTCGATGCAGGTGCACGGCGGTTACGGCTACTCGAAGGAGTTCGTAGTGGAACGCCTCTACCGGGACGCGCCGCTCATGATGATCGGCGAGGGCACCAACGACATCCAGCGCACGGTGATCGCCCGCGCGCTGCTCAGCGGCGCGGCGGCCATCGGATGA
- a CDS encoding Zn-ribbon domain-containing OB-fold protein produces the protein MMLQQCRTCRRFQHYPRVLCTGCGGSELHDVPAAGTGTVDSFTVVHRAETPYTLARVRLTEGPIVLTHLIDVADPRCDQPVRLVPGREPPVFRSDDGL, from the coding sequence ATGATGCTCCAGCAGTGCCGCACCTGCCGGCGGTTCCAGCACTACCCGCGCGTGCTGTGCACCGGCTGCGGTGGCAGCGAGCTTCACGACGTGCCCGCCGCCGGCACCGGCACGGTGGACAGCTTCACCGTGGTCCACCGGGCCGAGACGCCCTACACCCTCGCCCGGGTCCGGCTCACCGAGGGCCCGATCGTGCTCACCCACCTGATCGACGTCGCCGACCCGCGGTGCGACCAGCCGGTCCGGCTCGTTCCCGGCCGGGAACCCCCAGTCTTCCGGAGTGACGATGGACTTTGA